The Polaromonas sp. SP1 DNA window AGGTTGATGCGGCCGTCGGGCATGACGATCACGCGCGCAAAAAAGTCGGTGAGCACCGTTTCCTTCACGTCCACGCGCGTGGCCTTGGCAGGCTCCAGCGCCACATGCAGGCCGCGCAGGTTCAGCGCTTTCCAGGCCAGCAGGTCCTCACTTGGCGCCAGCTTGTTGGCGCGGAATTCTTCCAGCGCCACATCGCCCGTGACCTGCGCCTGCGTGCCGGCCGGCAGCTGGCGGTAAGCAACGCGGCCCTTGAAGCTGGCGTCGGCGCGCAGCAGTTCGATGTTCAGGGTTTCGGCAAAGTAAGGCTCAAAGGCCTGCAGCGGCAGGCGGTCGACCACCAGCCGGCCCTGCGCCTGGATGGGTGCCAGGCCCAGGTTGCCATTGAAGTCGACCTTGCCGGGCTCGAAGCGGCCGGTGGCCAGGCGCAACGACGCCGTCAGCGGCATGGGCCTGGCAGCCTGCGCTTTGGAGGCCGGCCTGTCGTCCAGCAGCAAACCCGTGAGCTGGGCCTTGACGGCGCTGACCTCAAAGGCCACGGGCTTGGCGCCGGCCTTGTCAGAGAACGACATGGCCCCGCCGTCGAGCTGCACATCCTGCACGGCCACGGCCCATGAGGGTGCGGACGCACGGGTGGCGGCGTCGGTGGGCGGTGGGGGTACAGTGGCTGCGCCGCCCGGGGTTTTGCCGACCATCCAGCGCTCATACATCCAGCGTTTGTCGCTGCCGCGCTCGACGCGGGCTTTGGGCTGGGTCAGCTGCAATTTGGCGGCCTTGAAGGTCTGGCCGGTCAGGTCGATGTCGACCTGCGCCAGGTCCACCCGTTTGACGGAGACCAGCGAGACCTTGCCCTCGGCCAGTTGCACGTCGCTCAGGGCGACTTGCGGCGCGGTGACTTGCAGCGCCTGCGGTTTGTCGCCGCTGGGCGCCTGCCAGGTGATGCCCAGCTGGGCGTCGAGCTGGCCGTTGAGTGCGGGCAGCAAAAACTGGCCGATGTATTTGGCGGCCATGCCCAGCGGCCAGGAAGCCACGTTGGCGGTGACCTGCGCGGCCTGGTCGGTGGCGGTGCCGTTGAAGGTGAGGAGCGCGGGGGCCGCGGGGGCCTCTGGCACGGCGGGCTGGGCGGTCTTTTTAGCTGCGGGCTTGGCCGGCGCCGGCGCGGCGGCCGGCGGCTCCAGCCCCACCGAGCCGTCGAACTTCAGGGGCGCGCCGGCGGCAAAGGGGATGGCGATGGCCGAGGCGTTGAGCGCCAGGCCGGCCAGGCGGATGTCGGCGGGCGAGGCCAGGGTTTCGTCCAGCCAGTTCACCCGGCCGCCGCGTACCGCCACGCGGGCGACCTGCACTTTCCAGGGCGTGGCGGCGGGTGCTTTGGCGGGCGCTGCGGGGACGGGACTGCTGGCGGCGCCGCTTGCAGCCCCGGCCTGGCCTTGTGGATCATTTTGGCCTCCAGCCCTTTCTGTACCTTGGCCAGTAGCTCCTTTTTTGATAGCAACCGGCGCACCGGACGACGCCAGCAGGTTCAGCCGCCCTGCCCTGTCACGGGCCAGCGACAGCGTGGGCGCCGTGAGCTCCACCGCCGAAAGCTTGACGAACTGCTCGAGCGGACGAACGTCGTCCATGCTGACCTGCAGGCGGTCGAAAGCCAGCAGGTCGGGCCGGGCGGGCGGCGGGGTTTCGGCGGCGGCGGCGCGTTTGCCGGGGGACGCGGGCTTGGCCTGGACGGCCGCTGGCGCCGCCTGCGCGCTTAGCAGCCTGACTTTTTCCGCCGTCACCGTTCCGGAGATCCGCACCGAAGTCGCCGGGGTTTGCTCAAACGCGACCTTGGCGTCGGCATGCAGCACGGCGGCCTGCAGTTTCACCGGCAGGCTGGCCGGCCAATAACCGAGGTAGGGGCTCAGATCAAGGCCGCGCAACGTGAGCGTGGCATCGGTTTTGTGTGTCTGGGCAAAGGGCGTGCCTTCGGCGGCGGTGTCAAAACTGCTGCCGTTGAGCTTGAAAGCCAGGTGCGGCGAGGTCTTGATCTCGCGTTTGGACTTGAGGTTGCTCAGGAATGGCACCGACAGGCCCAGCTCGCGCAGTTCATGGGTTTTGCCGACGGACTGGTCGGTAAAGTCCATGCGCCCGCCGCTGACCACGATGTTATAGACCGCGAACTTCGGCGGGTCGCCGGCCGGCGGCGCGTCTTCGGGCGACTTCAAACGCTCAAGGATGTCGTCGATGTCGTATCGGCCGTCGCCCTGGTGCGTGAGAAAGACCACCGGTTCGTCGACCTGCACCGCGTCGGCCACCGGCGCAAAACGCAGCAGGGACTCGAGCTCTGCATCTATATATATGCGCTTGATGGAAAGCTGGGGGGTTTTCTGGGGAGAGGCCTGGGCAGAGGAGGCCTGGGAAGCCCTGGCAATCGCCAGGTCGCGCAGGGTCAGCTCCAGCGACCAGGGCTTGAAGTCGACCTCGCCCACCGTGACCTGCCGGCCCAGCTTTTCAGAGGCGATCTTCTCGACTTGCGACTTCAGGATGGACGGCACGGCCGCATAAGCCAGCGCCCAGACCAGCAGCAGGATCCCGACCGCCCAGGCCGCGCGCCGCCGCCAGAGCGGCGACCGGGCCACGGCGGCCCCCCTGGCCGGCAGTGACTTGCCGATTTCGCGCCAATCGGCCTCGCGCCAGTTGAACTCCCGCCATTTATTCTTCAAATCTTTGATTGCCATAGGCGTCGAGTTTTTAGCGCCGGGGCCGATAGGTCAATGATTTATTTGAAAAAGACGGTCAATCAAAGGGCATTAAAAAGCGGTTGCGCCAAAAGAAAAACCCCGGGCAGCGAGGCCGACCGGGGTTGACGGCGGGCGTTTATGCTCATGCCGTCTGGTTTCCGCAAAGAAGAGATGAATCGTCCTCAGTGCGATGAAAGCAAGTGATTGCTTCCAGGTTTACCGGGGTTGGTTACCCGATTGAATGCGTGAATGAACACGCAATTGCAGGTTAACCCTGCGCCGATCCAGAGGCAAGACCATCTTTTCAATCACAGTCCCGGCGGTGATTGCCTTTGCCTTTTAAGCTGCGGACCTCCGCAGGCGTCCCACACCAAGAGCCGAATCTGGCCTACATCCGGTCCCGCAATCCGCCGATCCAGGCTTTTTTACAAAGAACTTAACTTAGAGCTTGGTCTCAAAAAGGGGCCGTAACTATCTTGATTCTGGGCGTTTCTGCCAGGAACCAAGGTTTTTATTCGTCTTTTTAATATAAAGAATCAATTTGTTATTATTGACAGGTTATTAACGAGACCCATAGAATCCGGCCAGTCCCACAACAACCTAGGGACAACCCGAATCCGCTGCCCTATTCATCACGAAGCCGGCAACGTCAAACAGGGGGTCAACAACACCCCACAAGGCATGCCTTGGTTTGATGGCGACCCAATCAAAGCCTGCCTGGCCCCCAAAGGGCCTGCAAGCGTAGAAAGGAGTGCTATGACAGCGCTAGGACAATTCAGCCTCGAGGCACACCTGAAAAGTGTGCGCAACGGTATCTCCACCGTTGCCGATGACATCGCCCAGGGCTTTTTCGAGATCACCCACAACAGCTTCGCCCTCCTGGGCCTGGCCGTCGTGTTCGCGGTGATCACACTGACTGCCCGGCCCGACTTGCGTCAGGCCGGTGAATTCAAGCTCATGACCTGGCTGCAAGAGCGCCAGGAAGCGGCCATCGGCTTTACCGAGCCGGCCGCCATTGAGCGCGCCACGGCGTCCAACCCGAAAGACCTGCCCGCCCAACAGGCGGCAGTGGCTTACTGGCTGAGCAAAAAATACGGCGTCGCGCCCGAGCCGCTGAGCGTGCTGGTGGCCGAAGCCTTCGAGATCGGCCAGAAAGCCAAGCTGGACCCCACCCTGATCCTGGCCATCATGGCGATCGAGTCGGGCTTCAACCCGTTCGCGCAAAGCCCGGTCGGCGCCCAGGGCCTGATGCAGGTCATGACCAAGGTGCACCACGACAAGTACGACAACTTCGGCGGTAAGCTGGCGGCGTTTGACCCGGTGACCAACCTGCGCGTCGGCGTCAAGGTGCTGCAGGAATGCATCGCCCGCGCCGGCTCCGTCGAAGGCGGCCTCAAATACTATGTGGGCGCTGCCAACATGGAAGACGACGGCGGCTACGCCGGCAAGGTGATGGGTGAACACGCCCGCCTGCTGGCTGTGGTGGCGTCTGCCTCCAAGCGCGGCACGCCTTCGCCGTTCTTTGGTACGCCTCCCGGTACGTCGCGCCCTGTGCCGGCCTCCTTGCCGGCCAAACCGGACGCACTGGAAGCCGACGGCAAAACGCCGGAAAAAGTGGCGCTGCTGAACCAGTCCTGATTCGGTTGCCTCCACGCCAAAAAGCCGGGCCGCTGCCAGCGCCCCGGCTTTTTGCTTTCAGGGCTGCCGGCAAACAACCCCGGCACGGCGGGTTTTCGGCGCCCTCAGTTACACTAGCAAGGTGCGCGACTGGCGATAGGCTCAAGGTTTTTACAACCATTGGAGCTGACGTGGGACACCACTGGGAAGCGCACCGCTGAAAGCCGTTGGGCCCAAGCGTTCAGCCGTTCGCCTGGGCAGCCCTTGTTTCATTCATTGAAGAGCAGGGACCACGTCTTTAAGGACTGCCATGTACCACCGCAACATCCTGGTTGAACAAACCGATCCCGAAATCTTCGCCGCCATCCAGGCCGAAAACGCCCGGCAAGAGCACCACATCGAGCTGATCGCCAGCGAAAACTACGCCTCGCCCGCCGTCATGGCCGCGCAGGGCTCGCAGCTCACCAACAAATACGCCGAAGGCTACCCCGGCCGCCGCTACTACGGCGGCTGCGAACACGTCGACGTGGCCGAGCAACTGGCCATCGACCGCATCAAGGCCATCTTCGGCGCCGAAGCCGCCAACGTGCAGGCCCATTGCGGCGCCTCGGCCAACGAAGCCGTCTTCCTGGCCTTCCTCAAGCCCGGCGACACCATCATGGGCATGAGCCTGGCCGAAGGCGGCCACCTGACGCACGGCATGGCGCTAAACATGAGCGGCAAGTGGTTCAACGTCGTCTCCTACGGCCTGAACGACAAGGAAGAGATCGACTACGACGCGATGGAGCGAAAGGCCCACGAGACCAAGCCCAAACTGATCATCGCGGGCGCTTCGGCCTACAGCCTGCGCATCGATTTCGAACGCTTCGCCAAGGTGGCCAAGGCCGTCGGCGCGATCTTCATGGTCGACATCGCCCACTACGCCGGCCTGGTGGCCGCGGGCGTGTACCCCAACCCGGTGCCGCATGCCGACATCGTCACCTCGACCACGCACAAGAGCCTGCGCGGCCCGCGCGGCGGCATCATCCTGATGAAGGCCGAGCACGAAAAAGCCATTAACAGCGCCATCTTCCCCGGCCTGCAAGGCGGCCCGCTGATGCACGTCATTGCCGCAAAGGCCGTGGCGTTCAAGGAAGCCATGACGCCGGAGTTCAAGACCTACCAGCAGCAAGTCGTCAAGAACGCCCAAATCGTGGCCGACACCCTGACGCAGCGCGGCCTGCGCATCGTCAGCGGCCGCACCGAAAGCCACGTCATGCTGGTTGACCTGCGCGCCAAGGGCATCACCGGCAAGGAAGCCGAAGCCGTGCTGGGCAGCGCCCACATGACGATCAACAAGAACGCCATCCCGAACGACCCGGAAAAGCCGATGGTCACCAGCGGCGTGCGCATCGGCACCCCGGCCATGACGACACGCGGCTTCAAGGACGAAGAAGCCCGCGCCACCGCCAACCTGATCGCCGACGTGCTGGACAACCCGCGCGACGCGGCCAACATTGAAGCGGTCCGCGCCAAGGTTCACGCGCTCACGAGCCGCTTCCCGGTCTACCGCTGAGCATGACGGACGGCGCAGTCGCTATGATTTTTATAGCTGACTGCGTACGTCCTGATTGGGCTGGAGGCGGATTTGGTCAATTTTCGTCACTACACACAGGGCCCAATCCATGAAATGCCCTTTCTGCGGCCACCTTGAAACCCAGGTTGTCGAAACCCGGGTCTCCGAAGATGCCGACTTCATACGCCGCCGCCGCCAGTGCGGCGCGTGTGAAAAGCGCTTCACCACCTACGAGCGGCCCGACGTCACCTTCCCGTCCATCGTCAAGAAAGACGGCCGGCGCATCGAATACAAGCGCACCAAAGTGCTGGCCTCGCTGAACCTGGCGCTGCGCAAGCGCCCGGTCAGCACCGAGCAGGTCGACTCGGCGATCGAGCGCATCGAGGAAAAACTGCTGAGCCTGGGCCTGCGGGAGGTTGCCTCCAACCGCATCGGCGAGCTCGTCATGCGCGAGCTCAGAAAGCTCGACAAAGTCGCCTATGTGCGCTTTGCCAGCGTCTACCGCAGTTTTGAAGACATCGACGAGTTCAAGACGCTGGTGGATGAGGTGAGACGCTAGCTTACCGTTCGTCACGCAGACCTGACCGGACGTCGAATACCGCAGGCGGGACCGCCGGCGCATGCTCACAATTGCGCATGTTCGAAAATCTGTCGATCACCGGCCCTGCCGCTTTTCACCCCCAACAGCCCTGGCGCGCCATGAGGCGGATTCAGCGAGGCTTCACCCTCATTGAATTACTGGTCGTTATCGCCATCATCGCGATCCTGGCGACCCTCGCGGCGCCCTCGTTCCTGGGCCTGCTTGCCAACGCGTCCATCACCCGGGCAACCAACGGGTTTATTTCGGATACCCGCTACGCCCGCGGTGAAGCCATGCGGCGCGGGAAAAGCGTGACGATTTGCAGGACCGCCGACTACACCGCAGCCAGCCCGGTATGCTCCGCCGGTGACGGCGCGGCCGTCGGCGGCTGGATGGAAGGGTGGGTGGTGTTCCTCGACAGCAACGGTAACGGCAGCTTTGACGCTGCGACCGATATTGTGCTGCGTGCCCAGGAGCCCGTGGCCCGTATCGGAGACTTTTTCGCAGTCGGTGTCTCCACGCCCACGGCCGTCGCCACCGGCAACCGCATCATTTATGACGGCACTGGACGCGCCATCGGCCAGTCGGGCCGGTGGCTGGTGCATGCCTCGGGCTCGTTCGCCACCAACGCCAAATACACCCGCACCTTGTGCATGAACGCCGTGGGCCGGGTCAAGGTCCAGACAGGGGACGTCGCATGCTAGGCTCCATCAAGAACCTTCCTTCTTCGCGAGGAAGCCAACAAGGCTCGTCGCTGCTGGAAGTCCTTATTTCCATCTTGCTGATGTCCTTCGGGATGCTGGCACTTGCAGGCATGCAGGCCTACTCGGTCGCGGCGCAAAAGAACGCGGCCAACCGTGCGATCGCAAGCGCTTTGGCCACGGAGCTGGCGGAGGTGGTCAGGCTCAACCCTAACGGCCTGTCTGCCGGCAACTATGACGTCGCCTTGATGACTACCGGCAACCCCCCGGCGCTTGCGCCTTGCGCCTTTCCCAACTGTACAACCCCTGCGATGCTGGCGGCCGCGGACTTGACGGCCTTCCAGAGCCGGGTTCGCGCCCTGTTGCCGCAGGGCGGCGTTGAGTTGATCCGGCCCGGCGCCAGCGCAACCCAGGCCAACATCTGGATTGTTTGGGAAGAAGCCGGCGTACTGAATAACACCCGCACAGTCAGCGGGGTCGACCAGTCCGCTGAATTGACGAGTGATAACTGCTCGGACAACGCCAAAGCCCTGGCCACGCTGCCACGCTGCTTTTACATGAAGGTGCAGTTATGACTTCACCCGCACAAGGCCGCCCACAGCAGCCCCCTCGCATGCCAGGCTCAAGATCCGCCGCAACAAGGCAGTCAGGCTTCACACTGATCGAGCTGCTGATCTCCATGACACTGGGCATGGTGATCATCGGGGCGCTGGTGGTCATGTACGTTTCGGGCAGCACAGCCACGCGAAACGCGCAGGCGCAGGGCCAGATGAACGAGGATGCGCAGATGGCGCTCAGCGTTTTTACCCAGGAGCTGCGCCAGGCGGGGTATAACCCCACGCGCGCCGGCGGCGCCAAGAATGACCTGGGGCAAGCAGGCTGGAACCTGTTCGCCTGCAACACGGGTTTCACGGACGCCACTGTTGCCAACATAAGCGCCCTGACCTGCGCTGCAGGCGGCGGTTTCGCATTGGCCGTAGCCTACGAAGGGGACCTCAACAGCGGGAAAAACACCTCCACCGGCCTGCCGATGGACTGCATCGGCAACGGTGTAGGTGCCGCGGGCGCTGCTTTCTACACCATGCAATCGCGCCTCGCCATCACGAACAACACGCTGACCTGCCGCGGAAGCGGCAACCTGGCGCAATCACAGGTGCTGGCCGAAAACATCGAAAGTGCGACGGTGAATTTTGCCCTCACCGAGCCTGCAGTTCCCAACAGCCAGAATGTGCGCGGCTACCTGACCGCCTCCGGCATCGCTGCGCCCACGGACGTAGGCTTGGCGGCGCTGTCTGTGCTGGATCGCTGGAACAAGGTGGTCGCAGCGCAAGTCTGCATAGTGGTCAGGAGCGAAGACCCCGTACTCGGGGACCTGGGCACTGCGGCCACCAAGCCAAGCTATCAAAACTGCGCAGGTGCCAACGTCGATATCGCCGACGGCAGGCTGCGCCGCGCTTACCGCACCACGGTGCTGCTGCGCAACCATGGAGTAGGTTATGTCAATCCCTGAGCCGCGCCAATCCGCGAAGCTGCACGGTCAACAGGGCGTGGTGTTGATCGTAGCCCTCATCATGCTGATGATTCTTACGGTTCTGGCCAGTATCTCGATCCGCGGCGCCTCGTCGACTGAGCAGGTGGCCAACCAGAGCCGCCAGCAGGCACTGGCCCGGCAGACCGCAGAAGCAGCCTTGCGCTTCTGCGAACAGCAGGTCCAGCTTTTTGCCATCAATCCCGCCACCGGCTTCGCACCCGAGGCGGCCCCCCTGGGCGCCGGGACACCCTATTCCTGGCAAACCATGGCCAACTGGGACACCATGACGCCGACGGCCAACCTCAAGACGGTCGCGGTCGCCTCGTCCGGCGATGCGGGGACCAAGTTGTATTTCACCCGCCAGCCCGAGTGCATGGCGCAGTATCTGACCCCCGCCGATACCAAAGTTTTTGTGACAACCGCCAGGGGCTTCGGCCCTGAAGTCGGCGCGAAAGACGGAAGCGCACCCAGAGGCACAGAGGTGTGGCTTCAATCCGTAATTACCATGAAATGATGCTCGACCCGAGCATGAAAGGCCTGGCCATGAAGTTTTCCATTATGCGTGGCGTTGCGTTTTACGCGGCTGCACTGATTGCAGCGGACAGTGCTTTCGCAGTCGTTGCGCAGGAGCCGCTGCTCTCCAAGACCGTGAACGTCAGGCCCAACATCGCGCTGGTGCTCGATACCTCCGGCTCCATGGACTGGGAATGCGTCTATGCCAAGCATGTCGCCAACGCATTGGTCACCGAATCGCCGAACTCCACCAGCATACCGGGCTTCCATGTGGATTGCATTAGCAGCAGCGACCCGCGCCAAAGCTCTCCTGTCAACAACCTGCTGTTCTATAACCCGAAAAAGGTCTATAGCCCGGGGTACTCAGGCGGCGTGCAGCAGGCCAATGCGGCTGTCGGTAACTCCTCGGTCGTGGAGCTGTACCTTCCGAAAGCGGGCAAGGACCCCACCACCTACACCACCTCCGCTGCCATCAAGAACACGGCGGACTACAACTTCTACGAGGTGACAACCAACAAATTCAAGCTGAACGGTGCCAATACATCCGGCAACAGCAACCCATTTGGGCCCCACAACGGCAGCCGCACCGACTGCGCCGCGGCCACCTGCACTTTCAACGAAGAGCGCCAGAACATCGCGAACTGGCGCGCTTATCACATAGACCGCATCAAGTCGGCAAAAACGGGTTTGGCCGGGGCATTTGCCGACCAGTCCGACAACTTCCGCCTGGCCTATGGGGACATCAACGGCTCGCCCAACACCATGACCGATTTTGGCGTGGCCAAAAGCGCTTTTTTCTCCTGGCTTGACGCCCGCACGCCCAATGGCGGAACACCGCTGCGCGGTGCATTGGACAGGGCCGGCAAGTACTACCAGAACACTGCCAATAGCGGCCCCTGGGGATCCAAGCCCTGGTCGCCCCCCACCGGAGAAACACCGGCCAGCCATTTGTCCTGCCGGCGCTCCTTTACCTTGCTGATCACGGACGGTTTTTACACGGATGCGGCCCCCACGGGCATAGGCGATGTCGACGGCACCGTGGGGCCGGCATATACCCATGCGCTGGACGCCACCAAGAAATATCAGTACAAGCCAACCGAAAAAACCGACGTACGGACCAAAGGCAAACCGGACAAGGTGAGCGGCACGGGCGGTGTCGCGGATACGCTGGCGGATATTGCACTGAAGTACTGGGTCACCGACCTTCGCACCGATCTTGCCAACGACTTTGGCAATGGCGACGCCAATGACCCTCCGTTCTGGCAAAACATGACCAGCTACATGGTCAGCTTTGGTGCCCCCGGCAAAATGACCGATGCGGAAGTGGCAAGCGCCAAGGCCGGCACACTGGCGTGGGTTACGCCGACGCTTAATACCGTCACAACGATTGACGACATGCGCCACGCGGCGCACAACGGCGGCGGCGGCTTCCTCACGGTGACCGATGCGGATCAATTCACGAAAGACCTGGGCAGTGTGATTGGCAGTATCGCGAGCCAGCAGTTCTCACAGGCCGGTGTGGCGGCGTCTGCCGTGACCCTGACGGCGGGCACCAAGAAATTTATCCCCTACTACACCAGCGGCACGTGGTGGGGCAACGTGCAAATGAAAAACGTGAGCACCGACACCGTGGCATGGCAAGTCATTGCCACCGATGGCAATGGTCAGCCCACCGGCGTCACCACGCTGCCGGCACCAGCTTCCCGCAACATCTTCGTATGGACGGATGCAACCAAGCAAGGCCTGCCCTTCACCTACGCCAACATCAACACGGCGGCCAACACCCTCAAGGGCACCAACGCCAACATGCAGATGAGCAATGCGGTGACCTCCGACGTGGTGGATTACCTGCGCGGCGTGCGTACCCTGGAAGGCAATGGCATGAGAAAACGGCCGGCAGTCCTGGGTGACATCGTCAATTCGATACCCACTTACATCAGGAACAATACCAACCCGCAGTATGAGAAGCTTCCGGTTTCCACCCCGGGCTTGCCGGACTACCCTGCCTACCTGAACGCCAAGGCGGCACGCAACGAAGGGGTGCTGTTTGTCGGCGCCAATGATGGCATGGTGCACGGCTTCGGCGAAGGATTTGGCGCCAGCGCTGGCGGCCGAGAAGTCTTTGCATATGTTCCGCGTTCCGTCCTCGGGAAACTCGAGGTGCTGACCACTGAGGGCTATACATTTGCCCACAACTACACGGCTGACGGCCCGCTGACAGAAGTCGACGCCTATGTGACAACCCCCAACCTGACCGGCGGAGGCTCTTCGACGGGATGGCGTAACCTGGTCGTGGGCACCACCGGCGCCGGAGCCAAATCCGTCTTTGCGCTGAACGTCACTGACCCCCTCAACATGAACGGCAAGGCGGTTCTGTGGGAAATCAATGCGGATCCGGCATTTCCCGTGATGCCGGGAAACTCCACGACTTCATTCGCAGAATTGGGCACTGTCCTGAGCTCGCCCCAAAG harbors:
- a CDS encoding PilW family protein produces the protein MPGSRSAATRQSGFTLIELLISMTLGMVIIGALVVMYVSGSTATRNAQAQGQMNEDAQMALSVFTQELRQAGYNPTRAGGAKNDLGQAGWNLFACNTGFTDATVANISALTCAAGGGFALAVAYEGDLNSGKNTSTGLPMDCIGNGVGAAGAAFYTMQSRLAITNNTLTCRGSGNLAQSQVLAENIESATVNFALTEPAVPNSQNVRGYLTASGIAAPTDVGLAALSVLDRWNKVVAAQVCIVVRSEDPVLGDLGTAATKPSYQNCAGANVDIADGRLRRAYRTTVLLRNHGVGYVNP
- a CDS encoding PilX N-terminal domain-containing pilus assembly protein, producing MSIPEPRQSAKLHGQQGVVLIVALIMLMILTVLASISIRGASSTEQVANQSRQQALARQTAEAALRFCEQQVQLFAINPATGFAPEAAPLGAGTPYSWQTMANWDTMTPTANLKTVAVASSGDAGTKLYFTRQPECMAQYLTPADTKVFVTTARGFGPEVGAKDGSAPRGTEVWLQSVITMK
- a CDS encoding DUF748 domain-containing protein: MAIKDLKNKWREFNWREADWREIGKSLPARGAAVARSPLWRRRAAWAVGILLLVWALAYAAVPSILKSQVEKIASEKLGRQVTVGEVDFKPWSLELTLRDLAIARASQASSAQASPQKTPQLSIKRIYIDAELESLLRFAPVADAVQVDEPVVFLTHQGDGRYDIDDILERLKSPEDAPPAGDPPKFAVYNIVVSGGRMDFTDQSVGKTHELRELGLSVPFLSNLKSKREIKTSPHLAFKLNGSSFDTAAEGTPFAQTHKTDATLTLRGLDLSPYLGYWPASLPVKLQAAVLHADAKVAFEQTPATSVRISGTVTAEKVRLLSAQAAPAAVQAKPASPGKRAAAAETPPPARPDLLAFDRLQVSMDDVRPLEQFVKLSAVELTAPTLSLARDRAGRLNLLASSGAPVAIKKGATGQGTERAGGQNDPQGQAGAASGAASSPVPAAPAKAPAATPWKVQVARVAVRGGRVNWLDETLASPADIRLAGLALNASAIAIPFAAGAPLKFDGSVGLEPPAAAPAPAKPAAKKTAQPAVPEAPAAPALLTFNGTATDQAAQVTANVASWPLGMAAKYIGQFLLPALNGQLDAQLGITWQAPSGDKPQALQVTAPQVALSDVQLAEGKVSLVSVKRVDLAQVDIDLTGQTFKAAKLQLTQPKARVERGSDKRWMYERWMVGKTPGGAATVPPPPTDAATRASAPSWAVAVQDVQLDGGAMSFSDKAGAKPVAFEVSAVKAQLTGLLLDDRPASKAQAARPMPLTASLRLATGRFEPGKVDFNGNLGLAPIQAQGRLVVDRLPLQAFEPYFAETLNIELLRADASFKGRVAYRQLPAGTQAQVTGDVALEEFRANKLAPSEDLLAWKALNLRGLHVALEPAKATRVDVKETVLTDFFARVIVMPDGRINLQDLVKGNAPETSATAAPAADATKTIAATQGAALAGGQKGSQTSAQPISPAAPAATASGGPPAVVSFGPISLINGKVLFSDRFVKPNYSADLTELTGKLSAFSSVAPAAAAGGAPVAPNMADLELRGRAEGTASLEILGKLNPLAKPLALDIKGKVRDLELPPLSPYSVKYSGYGINRGKLSVDVGYVVLPDGRLTATNKVILNQLAFGEKVPGSTASLPVKLAVALLADRNGVIDIDLPISGSLNDPQFSLGPIIVKVIINVIVKAITAPFSLLASALGGGGEELSTVGFNAGSAELGPEAKAGLDKVAKALAERPSLQLTVVGTSSVEAERDGFKRARLDSLVRAEKRRLAVKEGGTTAAAVSIGADEYPALLKEVYKRADMPKPRNLVGLAKDLPVPEMEKLLLADIQVNDSAMRELAVQRGVAVKDYLASRDLPPERLFLGAAKAIPPEAKWTPRAELNLAMP
- a CDS encoding GspH/FimT family pseudopilin, which codes for MFENLSITGPAAFHPQQPWRAMRRIQRGFTLIELLVVIAIIAILATLAAPSFLGLLANASITRATNGFISDTRYARGEAMRRGKSVTICRTADYTAASPVCSAGDGAAVGGWMEGWVVFLDSNGNGSFDAATDIVLRAQEPVARIGDFFAVGVSTPTAVATGNRIIYDGTGRAIGQSGRWLVHASGSFATNAKYTRTLCMNAVGRVKVQTGDVAC
- a CDS encoding lytic transglycosylase domain-containing protein, translating into MTALGQFSLEAHLKSVRNGISTVADDIAQGFFEITHNSFALLGLAVVFAVITLTARPDLRQAGEFKLMTWLQERQEAAIGFTEPAAIERATASNPKDLPAQQAAVAYWLSKKYGVAPEPLSVLVAEAFEIGQKAKLDPTLILAIMAIESGFNPFAQSPVGAQGLMQVMTKVHHDKYDNFGGKLAAFDPVTNLRVGVKVLQECIARAGSVEGGLKYYVGAANMEDDGGYAGKVMGEHARLLAVVASASKRGTPSPFFGTPPGTSRPVPASLPAKPDALEADGKTPEKVALLNQS
- the nrdR gene encoding transcriptional regulator NrdR, which produces MKCPFCGHLETQVVETRVSEDADFIRRRRQCGACEKRFTTYERPDVTFPSIVKKDGRRIEYKRTKVLASLNLALRKRPVSTEQVDSAIERIEEKLLSLGLREVASNRIGELVMRELRKLDKVAYVRFASVYRSFEDIDEFKTLVDEVRR
- the glyA gene encoding serine hydroxymethyltransferase, translated to MYHRNILVEQTDPEIFAAIQAENARQEHHIELIASENYASPAVMAAQGSQLTNKYAEGYPGRRYYGGCEHVDVAEQLAIDRIKAIFGAEAANVQAHCGASANEAVFLAFLKPGDTIMGMSLAEGGHLTHGMALNMSGKWFNVVSYGLNDKEEIDYDAMERKAHETKPKLIIAGASAYSLRIDFERFAKVAKAVGAIFMVDIAHYAGLVAAGVYPNPVPHADIVTSTTHKSLRGPRGGIILMKAEHEKAINSAIFPGLQGGPLMHVIAAKAVAFKEAMTPEFKTYQQQVVKNAQIVADTLTQRGLRIVSGRTESHVMLVDLRAKGITGKEAEAVLGSAHMTINKNAIPNDPEKPMVTSGVRIGTPAMTTRGFKDEEARATANLIADVLDNPRDAANIEAVRAKVHALTSRFPVYR
- the pilV gene encoding type IV pilus modification protein PilV, which translates into the protein MLGSIKNLPSSRGSQQGSSLLEVLISILLMSFGMLALAGMQAYSVAAQKNAANRAIASALATELAEVVRLNPNGLSAGNYDVALMTTGNPPALAPCAFPNCTTPAMLAAADLTAFQSRVRALLPQGGVELIRPGASATQANIWIVWEEAGVLNNTRTVSGVDQSAELTSDNCSDNAKALATLPRCFYMKVQL